The following are encoded together in the Hoplias malabaricus isolate fHopMal1 chromosome 3, fHopMal1.hap1, whole genome shotgun sequence genome:
- the egr2b gene encoding early growth response protein 2b has protein sequence MTAKTLEKSPVFVHPLSEGVYSVDELSTSLTVFPSADAPAHYEHMSADGLINGDMSAEKRSLDLSYASSFTQPAAPRNQPLTYMGKFSFDSQYPANWNQEGVINIVSAGFLGMAQPSSASSSPSSSISPGHFSSTLSCTAAQTQADMDHIYSPPPPYSGCGEMYQDPSAFLSTSACPISSYPPPSYSSPKATGDPTSVFPIIPDYTGFFQPPCQRDIPSIPDRKPFSCPLDSFRVAPPLTPLNTIRNFTLGAPPVSEGPRLPAAAYGPQNLPLRPILRPRKYPNRPSKTPVHERPYPCPADGCDRRFSRSDELTRHIRIHTGHKPFQCRICMRNFSRSDHLTTHIRTHTGEKPFACDFCGRKFARSDERKRHTKIHLRQKERKSSTAPANSERSISIGSSAVCSSSSGQ, from the exons ATGACGGCGAAGACCCTGGAGAAAAGCCCGGTTTTCGTGCACCCGCTCTCGGAGGGCGTTTATTCTGTGGATGAACTCAGCACCTCGCTCACCGTCTTCCCGAGTGCGGACGCGCCGGCGCACTACGAGCACATGAGTGCAG ATGGCTTGATTAACGGTGATATGAGTGCGGAGAAACGTTCTCTAGACTTATCCTACGCCAGCAGCTTCACCCAGCCTGCAGCCCCCCGGAATCAGCCCCTTACCTACATGGGCAAGTTCTCCTTCGACTCGCAGTATCCGGCCAACTGGAACCAGGAGGGCGTGATCAACATTGTCAGCGCGGGCTTCCTGGGCATGGCCCAGCCTTCCTCAGCCTCCTCCTCGCCATCCTCCTCCATATCTCCGGGTCACTTCTCCAGCACCCTCAGCTGCACGGCAGCCCAGACCCAGGCCGACATGGACCACATCTATTCCCCTCCACCTCCTTATTCAGGCTGTGGGGAAATGTACCAGGACCCTTCAGCATTCCTCTCAACGTCGGCCTGCCCCATCTCCTCATACCCACCTCCATCCTACTCCTCACCCAAAGCTACAGGAGATCCCACCAGTGTCTTCCCCATCATCCCAGACTACACCGGCTTCTTCCAGCCGCCGTGCCAGAGGGATATACCCTCTATTCCAGATCGGAAACCCTTCTCCTGCCCGCTGGATTCCTTCCGAGTGGCTCCACCTCTCACCCCCCTCAACACCATCCGGAACTTTACCCTGGGTGCCCCTCCTGTGTCCGAGGGTCCTCGGCTTCCAGCTGCGGCCTACGGTCCCCAAAACCTTCCACTGCGGCCAATCTTGCGGCCTCGGAAGTACCCGAACCGTCCCAGCAAGACTCCAGTACACGAGCGGCCATACCCTTGCCCGGCCGACGGCTGCGACAGACGCTTCTCTCGCTCAGATGAACTCACGCGTCATATTCGCATCCACACGGGTCACAAGCCCTTCCAGTGCAGGATATGCATGCGCAACTTCAGCCGCAGTGACCACTTGACCACGCACAtccgcacacacacaggcgagAAGCCTTTTGCCTGCGACTTCTGCGGACGGAAGTTTGCCCGCAGCGACGAGCGCAAAAGGCACACCAAGATTCACCTGAGGCAGAAGGAAAGGAAGTCATCCACAGCTCCTGCAAACTCAGAGCGCTCCATCAGCATCGGATCCTCTGCCGTCTGCTCATCAAGCTCTGGTCAGTAA
- the adoa gene encoding 2-aminoethanethiol (cysteamine) dioxygenase a: MPRNGKSPLIQQIANKAKATFKNCSPADSKSSSALRSELSALLAELRAADLNISPPKRSSNAAAGSSSAAKAPVSYMHICETDAFSMGVFLLRRGAVIPLHDHPGMNGMLKVLYGKLRIRCFDKQERPENASEAGGGGPSSPSQSLPNSQSPQSEPQSQQAPVWLAVRRSTCELTEHSGPCLLTPLRDNLHQIEAVDGPAAFLDILAPPYDLDEGRDCHYYRVIHPDGGNGNEETWLLEIPQPDEFWCGGEPYPGPQVTF, translated from the coding sequence ATGCCGCGGAACGGTAAGTCTCCACTGATCCAGCAGATAGCCAACAAGGCTAAGGCGACTTTTAAAAACTGCTCTCCCGCGGACAGTAAATCGTCCTCGGCTCTGCGCTCGGAGCTCTCCGCACTGCTGGCTGAGCTCCGAGCTGCGGACCTCAACATCTCGCCGCCCAAGAGGAGCTCGAACGCGGCTGCAGGCTCCAGCTCCGCCGCCAAAGCGCCGGTCAGCTACATGCACATCTGCGAAACGGACGCGTTCAGCATGGGCGTGTTCCTGCTGAGGAGGGGGGCTGTCATCCCTTTGCACGACCACCCGGGGATGAACGGTATGTTGAAGGTACTGTACGGAAAGTTACGGATCAGGTGTTTTGATAAACAGGAGAGACCTGAAAATGCCTCTGAGGCTGGGGGAGGGGGGCCTTCTTCCCCATCCCAGTCTTTGCCCAACTCCCAGTCCCCCCAATCCGAACCCCAGTCCCAGCAAGCCCCTGTGTGGCTGGCAGTGCGTAGGTCCACATGCGAGTTAACGGAGCATAGTGGCCCATGCTTGTTGACACCTCTGAGGGATAACTTGCACCAGATCGAGGCCGTAGATGGACCAGCTGCCTTTCTTGACATCCTGGCACCGCCATATGATCTGGACGAAGGGAGAGACTGCCACTACTACAGAGTTATACACCCTGATGGGGGAAACGGCAATGAAGAGACGTGGCTGCTGGAGATTCCTCAGCCGGATGAATTCTGGTGCGGTGGAGAGCCTTATCCAGGTCCCCAAGTGACATTTTAG